ACCAGCTGTTAAGTGAAGTTTTTTATCTGCTTCTTTTTTTAGCTCATTCTTAAATGTGCTCTCAATTATTACAAGGTTAAAGTTTTTGATTTGCTGTATGAGTTCTTTAAAATAACCAGTATCTGTGATGTATGCAACTTTTAGTCCTTTTTTAGATTTTCCAAGTATTTCTGATGGCTTTATAATTTTTCCGTTTACTAGTATTTCTTTTCCATCTTGCAGGGCTTTTCTAATAGGCCCTTTAGGAATATTTAACTCTTCTGCTTTTTCTGTATTGAATTTGCCGGGTTTATCTTTTTCTATAAACAAATATCCAACACATTCTATTGAATGTTTTAGTTTGGTGTATTCAATTTTTTTTGTTTTATCTTCATATATTGTTTTTTCGGTTTTATCTATGATTATTTCTTTATAAATTATTTCATAGTTTTTATATATTTTGAGCATGTCTATATTTGCTTTTGTATAGTTTTTTATTCCAACAGGTCCAGCGATTATTAATGGGTCTTTTCTTGTTTCTCCACTTTGTGACATTAGCATCACTATTCCGAGTAATCCTGTGATGTGATCAGCATGCAAGTGCGTAATACAAATCATTTTTATTTTTTGCCAAGATATTTTTTGTTTTCTTAAAGACATTTGAGTTCCTTCTCCACAATCGAATAAAAAATTTTCTCCATTGTATTCGATTAGCACGGACGACAAATATCTATTATGGAGTGGCCTTGTTCCCCCAGTTCCTATAATATTAATATTAAATCCCAAAGACTATTCTCCTGGTTTGTTCTGAAAGTATTAATTAATTTTAATTGCTTTGTTAAATTTTGCGTCACTTTCTAGTTTCTCTTTGGATAAGAATTATTTTCGCTCAACTCAAACATTATATTATTTTTTTTTGAATTTACAAATATTAAGAGATATAATTGCTTATTAGTATATGGATTTAAAATTTTTGATTTTAGGAATGATCCAAAGTATTATAATATTTTTCATATCTTTTAATATGATAATGATTTGGAATTTTGTCAATTTTTTCAATGTTATTAACTAGTAAATTGGATAAGTATGGTGCCATTGATATACCTCTTGTTCCAAAGCCATTTAATATGAAGATATTTTCATACTTAGGGTGTTCTCCCAAGAAAGGTTCTCTGTCAAGAGTTGAAGGTCTTATGTGGGCTTTTTGACCAATGACTTTGCATTTTAGATTTGTTATTTTTTTAAATTTTTCTAATAATTCTAGTTTTGCCCATTCATTTGTAAGTGTGTTCCAAGTGTTCCATTCGTAAGTGCCCCCAAGGTAAAATTTATTTCCTTTTAAGTGAATTAAAGATACGTGTCTATTATAAATCTCTTTAAAATTTAAATTTTTGCATTCTAATAAAATGATTTCGCCTTTTGCAGGCTCAAATGGGAGATAAGAAAAAAATCCTTTGAGTTTTTCTTTATATCCTTTTGCAAATATTAATTTTTCAAATTTTAAATCTTCTATTTTGAAAAAACTCTCTTCAAGTTTAATTTTATTTTCCTCTATATTTTTGTTTATATATGATTGTTTTTTGATTAAATATTTTTTAATATTTTCTATATAGATTTTTGTATTAATCCTAGCACCTTTTATTATCATTCCGCCATTAGAGTCGTTTGAGAAATTGTAAATTTTTCCATCTTGTATTTTCAAAATAAAGTTTGTCATGTTTTTATCATTTTCAAGTTTATCAAGTAGTTCATATTTTTGATTTTTAGTAGTAAAGGGTCTAAATATATTTTTTTCCATAAAAAAGTCGGATTTAATAGTTTTTTCAATTTCTTGATAGTAATTTTTTGCAAATTGGAAAATATGTGGTTCTTTCCAGGCAATGTTCATTTTTCTGCCCATAATAGGATTAATAAGCCCACCTGCTACTATTGTTGCTTTTGTATCTTCATCGTCAAAAAGAATTATTTTTTTATTTCTTTTAAGTAGTTCGTAAGCAACGGTGCTTCCTGCTATTCCTCCTCCGATAACTGCAAATTCATGGTGCATTATAAACTCCTTTTTAAATATTACTTAATTTGTAAAAATTTAGATTATTTTTTGATTTTAATTAAGTTTAATTAAATATTTATTTGTCTTTTGTTTTTAGAAATTAAGTGTAATTGTTTAATTTTTGTGCTTTTTTATCATTTAAAAACCTTTTATTTTCAATTATAATATATCAGTATGTTTTTTATAAGGGATGTTTTATGACTGGGAAAGAAGATAATGATGCTTGTGCAATACATGATAAATCATTGAAATTGGTTTTAAAGAGCAGATCAATAGTTATTGCTGGCGAGATTACTAAGGATGTTTCTAGGCTTTTTCAGGAAAAAATATTATTGTTAGAGACTTTAGATTTTAAAAAGCCTATATTTGTGTATATTGACTCAGAAGGAGGCGATATTGATGCTGGATTTGCTATTTTTAATATGATTCGTTTTGTTAAGCCTAAAGTTTTTACAGTTGGAGTAGGGCTTGTTGCTAGTGCTGCTGCTTTAATTTTTTTGGCTGCAAAATTAGAAAATAGATTTTCATTGCCTTTTGCCAGGTATTTATTACATCAACCCTTGAGTGGATTTAAAGGAGTTGCTACAGATATTGAGATTTACACTAATGAGTTAAATAAAGTTAAAAAAGAACTTAATAATATTATTTCAAAAGAAACGGGTCAAAAAATTTCTAAAATAGAAAAGGATATTGATAGAGATTTTTGGTTAGACAGTAGTGCTGCGAAAAAGTATGGACTTGTATTTGAAGTTGTTGAAACAAAGTATCAACTTGAAGAGTTTATTTCCGCTTAGTGTTTTATTTTTTTCCTGTAATGTTGTAGGTACAGATTTTAGTGTTTTAGAGCTTAAGGTTGCAAATTCTAATTAAATGGTGACTTTTTTCAAGGGTTACTCGATTCTGCTTACAATATTTTAAATCAAAGTTTTGATTTAATAATTATTAAAAACCTTGAAAATAAAAATGTGCTGGATTTAATTAATAATAGAGTTTTATTTAGAACTTTTAAGAATGCTTATTTTATTGATCAAGGCAGAGGCCTTTCTGTTAGTATTCTTTCTAGGCGCAAAATAAATATCAAAGTTTTAAGTGTAATGCAAGATTTTTGCGATTTAAAATTAGGATTGCTTGTGGATTTTAAATTTAAGAATAATCACTATGGTATTGTTATTTATAATTTAAGCAAGGATTTTATTAAAAGTTTAACTAATTTGCAAGTTAGTGAGCAAATTTTATATTTAAAAGCCCAAATAAATAAATTGATGTTTGTTTTAGATGAATCTGAATTTGTTATTTTTGATTTATTAATCAAGAATGGATTTTTTAGTTTAATAAATGATTCAAGCAATATTTCAATGTTAGCGAATAAAATCGATTTTAGAGTTCTTTCTAATTTTTTGCTAGGTTTTCTTTATATTCATTTATGTTTGTAATTTTAGATTATTTGCATAGCAATTATGTTATTGAAAATTTTCCTCAAAAAATAGTTATCAATTGAGTTTATATATTTATTTTCTTATTTAACTTGACATTATAATATATTATTATTTATCATAATATTCTATGCCGAAGTGGTGGAATTGGTAGACACACAGGACTTAAAATCCTGAGGAGGAAGCTCCGTACCGGTTCAAGTCCGGTCTTCGGTATTTTTAGATTTTTTATTTATATTTCTCAGCCAATTTCTTGTTTATAAAAATTCCCATCATAAATGATGCTCCTAAAGATGTAAAAGATGTAAAGCTGATTTTAAAGTTCAATTTTAATATAATTAATATCATTTGTAGAATTGATCCAAAAATCAAGCCTTTTGATAGATAAATAAAATTATTTAAGTGATTATCTATTATTTTCTTTATTATCAATATTGATGTAATTATTCCTATTGTTGCAGCTGTTGCAAATATTGTAATAAGAGTAATGTTAAATTCAGACACAATAAGTATTATTTCTTTATAAAAGCCAAGTAGCAAAAGCATTGCAGATCCTGAGATTCCTGGCAAGATCATTGATGCTCCGCTTATTGTTCCAGAGGATATCAATAATAAGTGATATTTTATTGAATTTTTGTCTTTAGGTATTGTACTCTGCAATTGCATATTAGATTCTTTAATTATTAAGAAGAGTGCAATAATGGCCATGCCAATAAAAAACAATAAATTGTTTAATATTTTTGTATTATTATTTATTTCTTTTATGGGTATTTCTGTGTTTAGTGTTAGTATATTCCCAAATGCTAACCCTATGAAAAATGCTATTAACAGTGCCTCTATTATTCCATTGTTAAAAACATAAGCTTTAAATATTTTTGCAGTTAATAATATTGAGGTTAGCATTCCTGTTGCTAAAATAGTCAAAAATATTAAATTTTTTTTGATTTCTGTGAGTTTTAAGATTCCTGAGATAGAGTCTATTATTTTATAATAAACTTTTAATATTAAAGCCAGTGTTCCCCCAGAAACTCCTGGGATTATGTTTGCAATTCCAAGTAAAATTCCTTTGATATAAATATTAAGCATTTTTATTGTTATATTTTGAGTATTTTTGATTTGAATGTCTTACCTGTCATCACCTTCACCATGTATTGTTCCATTTTCATGTCGTTTTTGTATTTTTTTTAAGTTTGTAAGAGCAACGTCTTCAAGTGTAATGCCCAAATTATTGCTTAAGCTTGACAAGTACCATAATACGTCTCCAAGCTCTTTTTTAATTGATATTAAATACTCATCATCAATAATGTAATTTTTGTCTCTTCCCAGTTTTTTTATTTTTTCAACAACTTCTCCAGTTTCACCAGCAAGGCCAAGTGTTGTTAAAATTAATTCTTCTTTTTTATTTTTATATATAGCAGTATTTTTTGCTCTTTTTTGGTATTCGTTTAGCTCCATGTTGAGAGTCAGTTTATTACAGTTTGTTATTATTTGCAAGTCCAAACAGGATTTATTTTTTTTATAATTTTTATTATATTTGATTAATTAATCGCAAAAGAATTTGTACTATGAATAAAACTTTTTTGTTATTTAAAGTAGTTTTCTTTTTTTTTAAAATAATTTGTGTTTTTTCTTATCCAGAAATAAAAAATTTCTCAAGAAAAGATCCTATTTTTTCTGATCTTAAAATTAAAGTTTTAAAATATAATAAAAAACAGCATATTCCCTTATTTTTTTATTTATATAAAGTTAAAAAAAGAGATACTTTTTTTAAAATTGCTAACAAAATAAACGGATGGCAGTCTGGCATTGCTACTGTTAATTTATTAGATTCTCCTGTTGTGAGTGTTGGGCAAGAGATTCTTATTCCTAGTAAAAAAGGAGTTTTTGTTTTTGATAGTAAAGATTATAGGTTTAATAATTTGCTTTTAGCAACAAGGGATCTTACTAAAGCTGAAAAGGTAAAAGTTAAAAGGAACGATAGAGTTTATGAATTTTATTTTTTTGATTTTGTTAAGAATCCAGATTTTGGACTTTTTTCTGGCACAGAGTTACTTTTTTTCTTAAATTCTAGTTTTATTTTTCCTTTAAAAAAATTTATTGTTAGTTCTGATTTTGGATTTAGAAATGATCCTTTCACTGGCAATAAAAGTTTTCATACGGGAATAGATCTTGCAGCTCCAATGAATACGGAAGTGTATTCCTCTTCTTCGGGAATAGTCATTGAAGCTGGATACAATGATCTTTATGGCAATTTTGTTGTAGTTGGTCACAAAAATAATATTAAATCTCTTTATGGGCATTTAAATTCATATTCTGTAAAGATAGGGGATTTTGTTAAATCGGGTGAATTGCTTGGAAGAGTGGGGCAAACGGGGCGTTCAACAGGGCCCCATTTGCACTTTGAAATATTAAAAAAAAATGTTCCCATTAACCCTTTAAGGGTTTTAAAGTAAAGACAGGTTGCAGGCTAGCTAAATATATGATATTATCAAATTATATTGATTATTAATAAATAATAGTGTATAATTGTCTGTTCGATAAAAATATTTTTACACTTTTGCACCAAAATTTTAGAATAAAGTGTTTCATTTTAATATAATTATTGGCATTAAAAAATTTTTTGGTTTCAAAACTATACATCCAATTTAAATTAACATTATTTTTTTATATTGATTATAATTTAATAATTTAAAATAAATCTTATTGATCAATCTGATATTCGATTATTTTATTGTGTAAAGTTTTTCTTCCTATTTTTAGTATTTCGGCGCATTTGCTCTTGTTATTTTTAAAATGAAAAAGTGTTTGTTTTATTATTTCTTTTTCAGCCTTTTTTAGGCTAATTCCTATTGGTAGTGTTATTTTAAATGTAAGATTTTCATTATTTTTTATTTTTGCTGGTAAATCTTCTTTAGTGATTTGTTTACCTTTTGATAATATTAATGCGCTTTCAAGTACATTTTTTAATTCTCTAATATTTCCTGGCCAATCGTAATAATAGAGAGCTTTCATTGCATCATTAGAAAGAGTTTTTTCTTCTCTATTGTTTGCCTTTGCGACGTCTTTTATTAGTATGTTTGTTAGATAGGATATATCATCTTTTCTTTCTCTTAAAGGCGGGATGTTTATATTAATGATGTTTAATCTATAAAATAAATCTTCTCTAAATTTTCCCTTTTTAATTTCCTCTTCAATGTTTTTATTTGTTGCGGCCAAAAGCCTGATATCAACTTTAATTGTAGCCTCTCCCCCAACACGTTCAAAGGCTTTGTTTTGCAGTACTCTTAAAAGTTTGACTTGAATTTCAGGTGAAATTTCTGCTATCTCATCAAGAAAAATTGTGCCCCTGTTTGCAAGTTCAAATCTGCCTTTTTTTTTGGAAATTGCTCCAGTGAATGCACCTTTTTCATGCCCAAAAAGTTCACTTTCAAGGATGCTTTCAGAAAGTGCCGCGCAATTTACTTTTATAAATGGTTTGTCATTTCTGTTTGAAAGGTCAAAAATAGCATCTGCTATTATTTCTTTACCGACACCGCTTTCGCCTGTTATAAGAACAGATGCATTTGATTTTGCTATTTTTATTACAAGTTCAAAAATTTTTTGTATTAATAGTGATTTTCCCATGATTTTTTCATAGTATTTTAGATCTTTTCTTATTAGTATATTTTCTAAATTAGCATTTTCATCATTGTTATTTCCTTTTTTATTTAGAGACCTTTTTATTATTAGCAAAAGCCTTTCAAGGTCTAATGGTTTTGTTAAAAAATCGTAAGCGCCTTCTCTCATAGCATCTACAGCAGAATCAACTGTTCCGTGGGCTGTTAGAATAATAAAAGGTATTCCTAAGTTTTTTTCTTTAACTATTTTGAGCAATTTTTCTCCAGATATTTGAGGCATTCTCAGGTCAGATATTATTACATCAAGATGTTCATTTTCAATTGTTTCAAGAGCTTCTTCTCCGTCACTAGCAGTGAAAACAAAGTATCCTTCATCCTCAAGATAAGTGGCAATTCCTTCTCTAATATTCTTTTCATCATCGGCTACAAGTATTTTACTCATATTCAATACCCTTCGATTAAAATATTTTTTTTATTTAGTTTAGGAAGTGTAATTGTAAAAATAGTGCCTTTGCTTTCTTTGCTTTCCACAAAAATTTCACCCCCAAGCTCTTTTATTATTTTATAAGAAATGGTAAGTCCTATTCCACTTCCTTTTTCTTTTGTGCTAAATTGAGGTTTAAATATTTCTTCTTTTACCTCATCTTTTATTCCGTTTCCGTTATCTTTTATGTTGATATGTATTTTATTATCTTTTTCGAATAGAAAAATTTCTATCTTTTTTATTTCTTTTTTTGTTTCAAGTAGTGCTTCTTCTGCGTTTTTAACTATGTTTATAATAACTTGTTTTAAAAGTTTCTCATCAATAAGAATATTGCTTATTTTGTTTAAATTAAGCAATAGTTTTATGTTTTTACTTTCTAATCCGGGATTTAACAATTCACATACACTGCCTATTACTTGTTTAATGTCTTTTTCTTGCAAATTGATTTTTATTGGTCTGACAGTTAATAAAAATTCTGTCACTATTTTATCTACTCTGTTTATTTCTTCTTTTATTACTTTAAAGTAATTTTCAGCTTTACCATTTTTCATTTTTTGTTTTTCAATTTCTTTTTTTAGAAGTTGTAAATTTATATCGATTGCTCCAAGTGGGTTTTTGATTTCATGGGCAATATTTCTTGCATGTCTTGTAAAAGAGGCCAAAGCCTCAACTCTTCTAAATAGTTCTTCTTTCTTTTTTTTCTCTTTAATGTCTTCGATTAAAATAATATTGCCTTCAAGTTTTTTTTCTTTTACATAAGGCATAAATGAAATTTTAATATATATGCTGTTTGAGATTGGAACTTCTAATCCTATTATTTTGTCTTCTGTTCTAACTAGTTCTTTTATTAAATTTATTAAGATTGGAATTTGAATGTCATCAAGAATTTCTATTTTTGATTTAGATGTTAAAGCTAAAATTTGGTATAAAATCTTGTTTGAGTAGATTATGTTGTTTTGTTTATCAAGCACAATAATTCCTTCATTAATTGATGCAAATATTCCGTCATATATTTCTATTTTTTTGTAAATTTGTTCAATAAATTTAGTTTTCTGTTCATTAGATAATTTGTTTAGCTTTGTTAAAGCTTTTTTGAAAAAATTATTCATATCTCCTCATAATTTAGCATCAAGTTTTCTATTATTAATTTTTTATTTTGATTATAGGGACGATATTTGTAAATATTTTTTAAATGCTGTGTGTATTTGAGATATTGATTTATGTTTATTTTGTTTTCTAAAAAATCTTTTCTAATGTTAATTAAAAGTTCGTTTAAAAATATTTTAAAGCTTTGATCATCTTTTATAAAATCGATTTTTTCAAGATTAAATATGGATTTTTTTTCTTTTATTATATTTAGGATTTTTACCAATTCTTTTTTTATTTTTTTGCTTTCTTCTTTGTAAAATAAGGCGAAATATTCCTCAATTGTTATATCTTTATTTATTAGGAAGCTTTCTTTAAATATTTGAATTTCTAAGCTTCTTTCTGGTTTTGTGAAATTGTAGACTCTAAGTCTTGAAAGTATTGTTTTTGGTATTTTGTTTTTATTTCTTGCTGATAAGATAAAGTAAATGTTTGAAGGAGGTTCTTCTAGTATTTTTAAAAGTGAATTGTGCACGTTAAATGATAAATTTTCGATTTCGTTTATGTATATTACCTTTGATTTTTCTTTTTCAGAAAAAATCCAAGTTTGAAATTTTTTTACATCATGAACGGTAATGCTATGATTTAATTCTTTGTTTATATTTTCTATATTTTTTATAAGCTCATTTTTTATGTTTTCATTGTATTCTTTTTCATAATAAACAGAATTTATGTAGTTAATATTTTTTTCTATTTTTTTTAAATTTTTTTCATTACTGAAATAACATTTTGTAAAAATTACAGTTTTAATGTATTCCAGATATTTATTTGCTATCTTTTGTGAATTTGTAGAAAGATGTGCTTTTGCTTCTACTGTATCAAGATTTGAGAAAATAAGTAAATTGGGGTTTGTTAAGTTTTTTATATTTAATATTTTTTTTGCAAGCTCAATTGCGCTGATCTTTTTTGATGAAAATTTTTCTCCTAGTAAAAGAATTGCATTTGGCAGTATTTTTTGATCATATTCGTTTATTATTTCCTTTGCAATCTTTGGAAGCATTGTCATTATTGGCTCCTTATTTTGTTTTTGAAATTTTAAATAGATAGTTTATTCCAGGATTTAAATAATCAAGCAGTTTGCTTTCTTTTAGGAAATATTCAGGTTTAAATATTTGTTGTGAGTGTATTATGTAAACCACGATTGCAATTATTCCAAAAGCTTCAAGTAAACCAAGCACCAAGCCTAATATTCTGTTGAAAAATAATAATTTAAGCTGACTTATTATTGATTCTATTAATGATTGTAGGATTAAAAATCCTATATGTATGAGCAAAAAAAATACAAGTAGTGCTTGAATGTAGGATAGTTCAACAATAGGTTCAACCAGTTTTCTAAACTCTTCAGTTTTTTTATAAAGCAGTAGTATTAAAACAAAAACTTCAGCAAATCCACTAATTTCTTTAATAAATCCTCTTAAAAACCCTCTAAATCCTAAAGATGTAAAAACTATTATTATTAGTATGTCTACTATTCCTGTTATTTTTACAGGATCGTTTGTTATCATTTAGATTTTGTCTCCTTAATATCTTTTATTAGCAATTTAGCTATTAAAGTTGAAGAATGCTTGTTGTTGAATTTTTTGATATTCTCTTTGAGAGAGCTGATTTTTTCTCTATCTTTTAAAGTTTCTTTTATAATTTTTAAAATATTTGTATTTACAATTTCATCTTCATCTATATAAATGCAAGCATTTTGATTTTTTAGTAGTTTTGCATTTTTAATTTGATCTCCTCTAGAGCCTTTTTTAAATGGAATCAAAATTACACATGCACTAGCATTTGCAAATTCTTTTATTGCTCCAGCTCCAGCTCTGCTTATTATTATATTGGAAAATTTAACTATGCTTGCCATTTCTTCTGCGTTAAAAAATTGTCTTCTCAGGTAATTGTTTTCTCTAAGATCATTTAAGTTTTTTCCCGATTGATGGATGAAGTAGATTTCAATATCCTGTTTAATACAGAGCGCAAGGTTGTTTAAAGCATTAGCTCCAAGAGATCCCCCAAGTATGCTAACAATTGGTTTGCTAGTGTGTTGTGTCAATTGTTTAATGGTTTTGGGGTTTGGATTTAAAAATTCTCTTCTTATGGGAGATCCTGTGTAGACAATGGTTTTGTGGTTTTTGAAGTATTTTTCACTTTCTTTAAAGCTTATGTGTATTTTATTTGCAAATTTAGAGTTAATTTTTGTTGCAAGTCCAGGGTCTAGATCCATTTCGTGGGTTATTCTTTTTATTTTTAGCAAACTAGATGCAATAATTGTAGGAGTTGAAACAAATCCCCCAGTTGCATAAATAATTTGAGGTTTATATTTTTGTAAAATGTAGAAGCTTTTTATTATTCCAAGTATTACTTTAAAAAAGTCAGTAAAGTTTTGAAGAGAAAAATAGCGCCTAAGTTTTCCGCACGGAATCGAAATAAATTTAATGTTATTTTGTTCTTTTATTAATTTTTCTTCTATGGAATTTTTTTTACCTATCCAAAAAAATTCAATTTCATTGTCAAATTCTTTTAATGCTTGTATTATGGATATTCCTGGAAATACGTGACCTCCAGTTCCCCCTCCTGTAAAAAATATTATTTTTTTATTTGACATATTTTTGCTTACTCATAAAAATATAAAGTACCCCCTTTGTAGTAAATTTTTTGTACATTTTATTCTAGCAATATATTGCAATTCAAATATTTCCTTTGTACTAAAAATCGATTTAATCTTTAAAATTTAATTTAATGAAATTAAAATTCAAAATGTATTTTTTAAAAAATTTTCAATCCGAACCCCTTCTTTTTTTAAAGAATTTTCTTTAATTGAATCTTTTATTATTAAGTGAATAGCTTTTGTTGTTTTTTCTAAGGCCTTTTCTATTTCGAATTTTTCCAAGTAACCTATAAGCAAGCTAGTAAATAAATCTCCTGTTCCACTGAAATTTTGTTCTAATCTTTCTAAGAAAAATTCTGAGTATTCGTTGCTTTTAGGATTGTAGCAAATGTTTCCCAAAAGATCCCCTTTTTTGACGCTTGTAACAACTACTATTCCTTTTGTATCAAGATTTAATATTGCTTTTATAATATCATCTTTGTTGTTGAGTTGTGAGCTTTTGCTTAGCATTTCAAGTTCTGTGATATTGGGTGTTATTATGTTTGCGTACTTTATGATTTTTCTAAATCCACTAATTATTTTATTATCAAATATAGGGTAAATTATTCCATCGTCAGCAAACACAGGGTCAATTACAATTTTTTCAAATTTTATTAATTTAATTATTTTTTCTATTGCTATTTGTTGTTTTTTGCTTCCTAGAAATCCGGTATAGAGTATGTCAAAGTTTTCATTTTGCTCTTTCCATATATTGATAAATTTTTCTAGATGATCGGTTAAATCCACTATTTCAAATTTTTTATAAGCTGTGGAAGCAGAAAGGACGGCTGTCACAAAAGGACAAACTTGCATATTAAACGAAGATATTACTGGTATACATATTGTAAGAGATGTTCTTCCCATACTTGAAATATCATGCATTGCTAAAATTCTTTTCATTATTTTTTCCTTTATGCTGGTTTTTATAATTTTCTATTCTTGAGTTTACATCAGTTTCAATTGAACTTTCTCCATATTTTAAATACATATTAAATCCAAGTCCCGCAATCATTGCTCCATTGTCTGTGCAAAGGTCAAGAGGAGGGTAGTAGGTTTGTATTTTAAGCTTATCTATTTTTTTTCTTAAATATAAATTGCTTGCAACACCGCCTGCTATTACCAATTTGTTGATTTGAGTATCTTTTATTGCCCTTTTTAATGGGGTGATTAGATTTTCAAATGCGGCTTTTTGGAAGCTTGCAGCTATATTATTTTTTGTTGTTGGATTATCTTTGCTTTTGAATTTTTCGAGTTGGTGTATGCAGGCTGTTTTTAATCCGGAGTATGAAAAATCATACCAGTTTTCTTTTTTTTTAAAGGTGGTAATTGGAAATTGAAATGTATTTTCATCTCCATTTTTAGATATTTTT
This genomic interval from Borreliella andersonii contains the following:
- a CDS encoding DUF368 domain-containing protein; its protein translation is MLNIYIKGILLGIANIIPGVSGGTLALILKVYYKIIDSISGILKLTEIKKNLIFLTILATGMLTSILLTAKIFKAYVFNNGIIEALLIAFFIGLAFGNILTLNTEIPIKEINNNTKILNNLLFFIGMAIIALFLIIKESNMQLQSTIPKDKNSIKYHLLLISSGTISGASMILPGISGSAMLLLLGFYKEIILIVSEFNITLITIFATAATIGIITSILIIKKIIDNHLNNFIYLSKGLIFGSILQMILIILKLNFKISFTSFTSLGASFMMGIFINKKLAEKYK
- a CDS encoding FAD-binding oxidoreductase, encoding MHHEFAVIGGGIAGSTVAYELLKRNKKIILFDDEDTKATIVAGGLINPIMGRKMNIAWKEPHIFQFAKNYYQEIEKTIKSDFFMEKNIFRPFTTKNQKYELLDKLENDKNMTNFILKIQDGKIYNFSNDSNGGMIIKGARINTKIYIENIKKYLIKKQSYINKNIEENKIKLEESFFKIEDLKFEKLIFAKGYKEKLKGFFSYLPFEPAKGEIILLECKNLNFKEIYNRHVSLIHLKGNKFYLGGTYEWNTWNTLTNEWAKLELLEKFKKITNLKCKVIGQKAHIRPSTLDREPFLGEHPKYENIFILNGFGTRGISMAPYLSNLLVNNIEKIDKIPNHYHIKRYEKYYNTLDHS
- a CDS encoding sigma-54 dependent transcriptional regulator — translated: MSKILVADDEKNIREGIATYLEDEGYFVFTASDGEEALETIENEHLDVIISDLRMPQISGEKLLKIVKEKNLGIPFIILTAHGTVDSAVDAMREGAYDFLTKPLDLERLLLIIKRSLNKKGNNNDENANLENILIRKDLKYYEKIMGKSLLIQKIFELVIKIAKSNASVLITGESGVGKEIIADAIFDLSNRNDKPFIKVNCAALSESILESELFGHEKGAFTGAISKKKGRFELANRGTIFLDEIAEISPEIQVKLLRVLQNKAFERVGGEATIKVDIRLLAATNKNIEEEIKKGKFREDLFYRLNIININIPPLRERKDDISYLTNILIKDVAKANNREEKTLSNDAMKALYYYDWPGNIRELKNVLESALILSKGKQITKEDLPAKIKNNENLTFKITLPIGISLKKAEKEIIKQTLFHFKNNKSKCAEILKIGRKTLHNKIIEYQIDQ
- a CDS encoding CvpA family protein, with translation MITNDPVKITGIVDILIIIVFTSLGFRGFLRGFIKEISGFAEVFVLILLLYKKTEEFRKLVEPIVELSYIQALLVFFLLIHIGFLILQSLIESIISQLKLLFFNRILGLVLGLLEAFGIIAIVVYIIHSQQIFKPEYFLKESKLLDYLNPGINYLFKISKTK
- a CDS encoding ATP-binding protein encodes the protein MNNFFKKALTKLNKLSNEQKTKFIEQIYKKIEIYDGIFASINEGIIVLDKQNNIIYSNKILYQILALTSKSKIEILDDIQIPILINLIKELVRTEDKIIGLEVPISNSIYIKISFMPYVKEKKLEGNIILIEDIKEKKKKEELFRRVEALASFTRHARNIAHEIKNPLGAIDINLQLLKKEIEKQKMKNGKAENYFKVIKEEINRVDKIVTEFLLTVRPIKINLQEKDIKQVIGSVCELLNPGLESKNIKLLLNLNKISNILIDEKLLKQVIINIVKNAEEALLETKKEIKKIEIFLFEKDNKIHINIKDNGNGIKDEVKEEIFKPQFSTKEKGSGIGLTISYKIIKELGGEIFVESKESKGTIFTITLPKLNKKNILIEGY
- a CDS encoding ATP-dependent Clp protease proteolytic subunit, with the translated sequence MTGKEDNDACAIHDKSLKLVLKSRSIVIAGEITKDVSRLFQEKILLLETLDFKKPIFVYIDSEGGDIDAGFAIFNMIRFVKPKVFTVGVGLVASAAALIFLAAKLENRFSLPFARYLLHQPLSGFKGVATDIEIYTNELNKVKKELNNIISKETGQKISKIEKDIDRDFWLDSSAAKKYGLVFEVVETKYQLEEFISA
- a CDS encoding nucleoside triphosphate pyrophosphohydrolase family protein, whose amino-acid sequence is MELNEYQKRAKNTAIYKNKKEELILTTLGLAGETGEVVEKIKKLGRDKNYIIDDEYLISIKKELGDVLWYLSSLSNNLGITLEDVALTNLKKIQKRHENGTIHGEGDDR
- a CDS encoding M23 family metallopeptidase; its protein translation is MNKTFLLFKVVFFFFKIICVFSYPEIKNFSRKDPIFSDLKIKVLKYNKKQHIPLFFYLYKVKKRDTFFKIANKINGWQSGIATVNLLDSPVVSVGQEILIPSKKGVFVFDSKDYRFNNLLLATRDLTKAEKVKVKRNDRVYEFYFFDFVKNPDFGLFSGTELLFFLNSSFIFPLKKFIVSSDFGFRNDPFTGNKSFHTGIDLAAPMNTEVYSSSSGIVIEAGYNDLYGNFVVVGHKNNIKSLYGHLNSYSVKIGDFVKSGELLGRVGQTGRSTGPHLHFEILKKNVPINPLRVLK
- a CDS encoding ribonuclease Z; translated protein: MGFNINIIGTGGTRPLHNRYLSSVLIEYNGENFLFDCGEGTQMSLRKQKISWQKIKMICITHLHADHITGLLGIVMLMSQSGETRKDPLIIAGPVGIKNYTKANIDMLKIYKNYEIIYKEIIIDKTEKTIYEDKTKKIEYTKLKHSIECVGYLFIEKDKPGKFNTEKAEELNIPKGPIRKALQDGKEILVNGKIIKPSEILGKSKKGLKVAYITDTGYFKELIQQIKNFNLVIIESTFKNELKKEADKKLHLTAGEAANIVKQAKVLQTGLIHFSERYTLKKDLENLLKEAKLEYPDGEIFLTRDGMRLQANKNNFIIK